A region of the Amycolatopsis sp. cg13 genome:
TCGTTCGCGATCACCACGGACGGCCTGCTGCCCGGCATGTCGGAGCTGGCGCAGGTCTTCGCGCAGAACGCCGCGCTGGCGGGCGTCAAGGTGACCGTCAACGTGGTCCCGACGCCGGAACTGCTAGCGAAATGGGGCCAGTGGCCTGCTTTCGTCGACTACAACCCGGTCCCCTACCTGCCGTCCGTGCTCGGCGGGCTGCTGCCGGACCGGGTCGGCAACGCCGCGCACTGGAACGACGCTGCTTTCACGGGCCTGGCCGGTGAACTGTTCCGGTCGCCCGAGCAGCAGCAATGCCCGCTCATGAACCGGATGCACGAAATCGAGTACACGAACGGCCCGTACATCATCCCCGCGTTCTCCGACGTGCTCCTGCCGCACCGCGCGGCAGTGCAAGGATTGGTGCCGGATGTGAACGGCCGTCCGCTGTCGTTCCTGACCGACGTGACCGTCGGATGACCGCGCGCTGGCTCGTGCGGCGGCTCGCGCTCGGCGTGCTCGTGCTGTTTCTGGTCTCGGTGCTGGTTTTCCTGGTGACCCAAGCCTTGCCGGGCGACGTGGCGCGCATCGTCCTCGGCAAGGACGCCACTGTCGAGCAGGTGGCGAACCTGCGTCACCAGCTCGGGCTCGACCAGCCGCTCCTGGAGCAGTACGGCCGCTGGCTGGGTGGACTGCTCACCGGGCATCCGGGAGTGTCGCTGCAGAACAAGGAACCCGTCGCGGAAATCCTCGGGCCGCGGATCGTGAACTCGTTCACCCTCGGCTTCGTCTCGATGGTGCTGATCCTGCCGCTCTCGGTGGTCGCCGGGGTCCTGAGCGCCGCGCGCCGCGACAGTTTCGCGGACAAGGCGTTCGTCGCGGTCACGTCGCTGAGCATGGCGCTGCCGCCGTTCGTCGTGGGGATGCTGCTGATCGCGCTCTTCGCCACCTCGCTGCTCGGGGTGCTGCCGGGAGTCTCGGACATCCCGCCCGGCGACCTGCCGTGGTGGCATCCGGCCGAACTCGTGCTGCCGGTCGCGACGCTCACGTTCATGGGGGTGATGTACTTGGGCCGCTTGGTGCGCGCTTCGGTCATCGACGCGCTCGACAGCGAATACGTGCAGATGGCAGTCCTCAAAGGACTCAGCCGGCGGCGCATCCTGTTCCGGCACGCGCTGCCCAACGCCATCGCCGCGAGCCTGCCCGCGGCCGGTCTGGTCGCGGCCGTCACGATCACCGGCGTCGTGGTGGTCGAATACGTCTACTCGTATCCCGGGCTCGGCACCGCGCTGGTCAGTGCGGTGAACGCGCACGATCTGCCGGTCCTGCAGGCGTGTGTGCTCATCCTCGCGGCCACGTACTACCTGTGCAATCTCCTCGCGGACGTCCTCGCCGCGGCGGGGCGGACCCGATGAGCGTTTCGGTGGTGCGCCGTGCGGCCCGGACCGGTCGTGCGCGGCTCGGGCTCGGGTTGCTCGCCGCGATCGCCTTCATCGTCGTCTTCGGCCCGCTGCTCGCACCGTGGCCGCCGACCGCCATCGTCGCGCCTCCGCTGGAGGGACCGAGCGCGGAATTCCCGTTGGGCACCGACCTTTTGGGCCGGGACGTGTTCAGCCGCCTGCTGTCCGGCGGCGGCACCTTGACCTGGATGACGCTCCTCGCCACCGGAATCGGCGTGGTCCTCGGGGCGCTCATCGGCTTGGCCGCGGCCTACCGGGACGGCCTCGCCGACACCGTCCTCATGCGAGCGATGGACATCGTGCTGAGTTTTCCGGAGACCATCTTCGTGCTGGTGTTCGTGGCCGCGTTCGGCCGCCATCCGCTGCTCACCGCGTCGCTCGTCGGAGTCGCGTTCGCCCCCGGCGTCTCCCGCGTGCTGCGCGGCGCGGCACTGCCGGTGCTCGACAGCGAGTATGTGTTGTGGGCCAAGGCGAACGGCCTGCCCGGGCGGCAGATCGTCCTCGGCGAGGTACTGCCCGGCGTGACGTCGCCGCTGATGGTGGAAACCGGGATGCGGCTGGTGTGGGCGGTCACCGCGATCGCGTCGCTGAACTATCTCGGGTTCGGCATCACGCCGCCCGCGCCGGATTGGGGGCTCATGGTCAGCGAGAACCAGGACGGCCTGGCCGTCGCGCCGCTGCCGGTGCTGGCGCCGATCGTGCTGATCCTCATGATGGCGCTCGGCGGCAACCTCGTGGCCGAGTCCGTCGCCCGGACGGTCAGCCGCACGGAAGGAAAGAGCTGACGTGGCCAAGGAAGTCGTGGTGTCGGGCGTGACCGTCGAAACCGCCGGACACGCCATCGTGCAGGACCTCGGCTTCGAACTCGGCCGCGGCGAAGTCCTCGGCGTGGTCGGCGAATCGGGTTCCGGCAAAAGCACCCTCGCGCTCGCGTTGCTGGGTTTCGCCCGCACCGGCGCGACGATCACCGGCGGCCAGGTCGTCGTCGACGGAGTAGACCTGCTTTCCTTGCCGCCAGCGGAATTGCGCCGCGCACGAGGCCGGAAAGTCGCTTATGTACCGCAGGATCCGGCGACCGCGCTCAACCCGAGCCTGCGCGTCTCGACCCAGCTGACCGAAGGATTGGACCCGCCCGCGCTGCCCCGGGTGCGGCAGTTGCTGGGCACCGTCGGGCTGCCCAGCGACGACGCCTTCCTGCGCCGCCGCCCGCGCCAGCTTTCCGGCGGCCAGCAGCAACGGGTCGCCATCGCGATGGCCATCGCCGCCGGTCCGCGGCTGATCGTGCTCGACGAACCGACGACCGGACTCGACGTCTCCACCCAGTCCCGGGTGCTCGACCTGGTGCGCGAACTGTGCCGGACCCGCGACCTGGCGGCGATCTACGTCTCGCACGACCTCGCGGTGGTCGCCGACGTCGCCGACCAAGTGATGGTCATGTACGGCGGCGAAGTCGTCGAACACGGCGCCGCTCGCGCTGTGCTCACTCGCGCCGCGCATCCCTACACCCGCGCATTGCTGGCGGCCGTGCCGTCCGCGACCCACCGGCACCGGCTGGTCCCCATTCGTGGCCGGGCTCCCAGTATCGACGACGCCCGTGCCGGATGTTCCTTCGCGCCGCGATGCGACTACGCCACTTTATCTTGCGACACAACATATCCAGTGTTGTCACTCGCGCCCTCCGGAGCCCTCGCACGGTGCCTTCACGCCGAGGAAGTCGCCCGGAATTTCCTGAGCGTGCCGCGCGCTCCCGAGCCCGTCGCGCCTCCCGCGGACCAGGCCGCCCTGTTGTCGGTCTCCAGGCTGAACGCCAGCTACCACGGACGACAGGTCGTCTTCGACGTCTCCTTCGACCTGCGGCCAGGCCAATGCCTCGCCGTGGTCGGCGAATCAGGCAGCGGCAAGACCACCATGTCCCGCTGCCTGGCCGGATTGCACTCCGAACAGCACGGCGACGTGACCTTCGACGGCAAGCCAGTCCCGCCCACCGCCGCCCGGCGAGACTCCCGCACCCGGCGCGAACTGCAGTACGTCTTCCAGAATCCTTATGGCTCGTTGAGTCCACATCGGACCGTCGAAGACAGCCTCCTGGTCGCCCTGCGCCACTACTTCGGCGTGACCACGCGCGAAGGCCGCCGCCGGGCCCGCGCCGCACTCGACCGCGTCGAAATCCCGTCGCGGCTGGCTGACCGCTACCCGTCGGAACTGTCCGGCGGACAACGCCAGCGAGTCGCCATCGCCCGGGCTCTGGTGTGCGAGCCGAAGCTGATCATCTGCGACGAGGTGACGTCCGCTTTGGACGTTTCCGTGCAAGCGTCCGTCGTCGAACTCCTGCGCTCGTTGATGGACGACGGCCCGTCGATGATCTTCGTGACGCACAATCTGGCGGTGGTGCGCAGCATTGCGGACGAGGTCGTCGTGCTCAGCGAGGGCCGGGCCGTCGAATCGGGACGAACGGACCAGGTGCTCACGTCGCCGTCGCATGCGTACACGAGAAGCCTGCTCGCGGCGACGCTGGACGTCCCAGAGATCAGTCCTCGCTGACCCGGCGGTAGCGAATGTGCGTGGTCAACGGCGAATGCAGCACCTCGACAGGCTCGAAGCCGAAGGACTCCACCCCGTCGAACATGCGCTCGCCCGACCCGAGCAGAACAGGCGCGATGTCGAGCGTGAGCTCATCAATCACCCCAGCGTTCAGCGCCTGCCGAACGGTCGACGCCCCGCCAGCGATGTCGACTCCCTTGTCCCCCGCAGCCTCGGACGCTGCCGCATAAGCAGCATCGAAGCCGTCCGTGACGAAGTAGAACGTCGTCCCGCCCTCCATCGGGATCGGCTCGTGAGCGTGATGAGTCAACACGAAAACCGGCGCGTGATACGGCGGTTCGGCACCCCACCAGCCGGACCAGTCCTCGTCCCAGTCGCCGCGGACGGGGCCGAACATGTTCCGCCCCATCACGTACGCGCCGCGAGGACGCATGAGCCAGCTGGTGGCGGTCTTGTCGGCGTCGTTCGCCCGGGGATCGCCGATGTGCCAGCCGTGCAACTCCCGCCCCCGCACCCCGAGCGGCTCGTCCCGGCTCTGCCCCGGCCCGGCGACGAAGCCGTCCAGCGAAATCGACATATGGCAAGTCGTGTCCGGCACGGCGGCCTCCCGAGTGATTGCGATTTGCAAGCGGTTGGGAGGACGATAGCAGGGAAGGTGCGGTGAACGCTATCCGTTGCGGATTCTCCGCAGGTCAGCCCGCCAGGTGACGCAGGAACGTGGTCGTGCGATGCCACGCGAAGTACGGTTCGGACGCCTCCCGATGTGCTCCGCAACGGCGTCCGGCCAGATGCCGCATGCGGAGTTTCAGGCTTCCGGCGGGAAGCTCGTCGAGCCGCACGGTCTGGATGCGCCCGGTTTCGTCCACGGTGACCCAGCCGGATTCGTACAGGAGATCGCAGCCTAAGCCGCAGGCGAGCATGGCGATGTCGCGGAGGTTCCGTCGTTCAGCATCGGTGCAGGCTGCGCGTTTCTTCACGTGCGCGGCGACGAGGAACTCCAACGGGAACTCGTCGCCGCACAACGCGCAGGGCGCGGAGGTGCGTCCGTCGGCGAGCAGCTTGCGGAGCCGGGCCTGCTCGGTCCGGACCTTGACCTGGGTCTTCACGTCCAGCTCGCCGAAGTGAATGTCCGCCTCGGGTGCGGCGCCGGAGCTGTCCAGCGTGAGCGTCGTCGGGGAATTGGTTCTGCTGACGTTCGGCAGGTTGGCGATTACCGCCCCGACGAAAGTGCTCCGGTGACCCAGTTCGGCGACCGAAACCTCGAGCGTGCCTCGCGCGGCGAGCACGTCCAGCCCGTGCTGGATGTCGCGGAGGGGAACGGGCTGTCCTTCCGGCGACCGATCGGTGCCTACCAGCACCGATCCGTCCTCCACCTTGAGGATGTGATTTCCCTGCCAGTGGGGGTCGAGATCGTCTCGCCGGTAAGACCCCGGAGCAGTTCCTCCGCTCGGGGCAGCACCCCGCCCGAGGAGAACCCAGCGTTCAGATTGCCCTTGCCATCACTCGCGAACACCAGCCCAGCCTGCCAGACCGGCCAGCCGCCCACGATCAGAAAAGCGATCCCACCGCCACAGCCGCACAAACCGACAGGAACAGCCCGCCCACCGCGAAGCCCAGCGGTTTCTGCCGCCAAGCCGTGTGGCGGTCCAGCGCGTACCAGCCGGGGCCGGTCAGCAGCAGGGCCAGCGCCATCGCCGCGAGGGTCAGTTCCAGTTCGAATCCCGGGCCGGTGCTGCCGAACAGGCCGCCCTCCCACTTCACGCGGACCGCGCTCAGTGCCACGCCCAGCAGGCCGGCCGCGGCGAGCGGGGTCAGCAGGCCCAGTGCCAGCAGGACCGCGCCGCCGACCTCGGTGATGCCGGTCAGCCACGTCAGGAACTCGATGTTGTGGCTGAACCCGTAGCCCCGCAACAGGTTCTCGAAGTGCGCCATTCCCGCGCCGCCGAACAGGCCGAAGACTTGCATCAGCCCGTGCGCCCCCATCGCGACCGACAGCATCAGCCGCAGCACCAGCAGACCGAAGTCCAAGCCGCCATTCTCATCCGACCAACGGGACATGTTCGCCACGCCGGACACCCTAGCCATCCCGCGCGCCGGTCCGGGCGACCCACCGGACGTGTCGCCCGACAAGACCGCCTCACGGCGCGGAGGCGGCGCCTTCGGGCAGATAGCCGTCCCGGAAACCGAACGCGCTCGGCGAGGGCCCCTTCCCCCGCAACAGTTCGAGCCGCTCGACGGCCTCCTCGACCGTCGGGACGTGCCCGGCGGGAACCCACCACAGCACCTGGAACGGGGCCTTCGGCAGTTCGAACCACTCCGAGCGGCGGCGCAGCATGTCCAGGTGGCCGCTGCGGTAGACGTAGTCCCACAAGGCGTCGCGGGTTTCCCACACCGACATGTTCACCAGGACATCGTCGCCGAGCGAGGTCCGGATCGCGGTGGCGTCGTTGCCGCCGTCCTCGACCAGGCGCCACACGAAGCCGGGCGCGTTGTCGGCGACCTCGTTGAGCGTGTCGAGCATCGACGTGAAGCCGTGCATGCGGGCGTCCGCGAGCGGGAATTTCAGGATGCCCACGTTGAGCTGGGCGAGGTGATGTTCCGTCACTCGTTCACCTCACCATCGCCGAACCTTCTATGTCAACTCTCATTATTTTTAGAACGTTCGACGACGACGCAGCACAGCCCGGGACGCGGATCCATGCGGGCCGTCAGACCGTCGGCGTCTTCGAGCAGCCCTTCCAGCAGCGCCAGATTCATGCCGCACACCAGCCCCGGATGCCGCTGCGAGAGGACATGGAAGGGGCAGTTCACGAGGCGCAGGACGTCGCCGTCCAGACGAGGCTCGTACCCGCGGGCGGCCAGCAGTTCCTTCGCGGCGGCGAGATCTTCGACCGGACCTGCGGCGGCGCGGCCCTCCCGCCGGGCGGCGGCCTGCAGCTCGGTGTCCAACCGGGCGACTTCCGCGACCTCGGCCAGCAGATCCGCGGCGGTGCGGTAGTCGCGCGCCGGGACGGAGAACTGCCGTTCGGCAGCGGACCGGCGGTAGAGCTTCGCCGGACGGCCGGCACCCGGGCCCGAACGTCCGCTCAGCCGCTTGCTTTCCGTCTCCAGCAGCCCCGCGTCCACGAGTTTGTCGAGATGGAAAGCAGCGAGCGTGCGCTGGATCCCGGTGCCCTCGGCCGCCTCGTTCCGGCTCACGTCGTGGTCCTGGGAAACCACGTAGTCGTACAGCCGCCGCCGGACGGGATCCTGCAGGACGGCGATCGCCTCGATGTCTTCCACGCCGTCAGTCTAAGAACAACGAGGATGCGCGTTAGAGGTGCTCGTTTCTCGCCGAGCTCCGGCGAGTGGCGACCGACCGCGGCGGCTCGGCGCGCATGTGGTCGCGGACGCGGGCCATGATGCCGCCCAGCGCGTCCAGATCCGAAGTGGACAGTGGGGCGACCAGCAGCCGGCGGACGACCTCGACGTGCCCGGGAAGCACCTTCTCGACCAGCTCCCGCCCCGCCTCGGTGACAGCGACGACGGTGGCCCGCTGGTCTTCCGCACTGGGCCTGCGGGTGACCAAGCCAGCCTTTTCGAGCAAGCCCGCCTGATGGGTCAGGCCGCTGCGACTGTAGACGACACCGTCGGCCAGCTCAGTCATCGTCAGCGGCCCGTCCGAATGAGAGAGCCGGGCGAGCAGCTCGAACTGCACGTAACTGAGGCCCCCTTCGGCCCGCAGCTGCTGCGTGACGGCGTGCTGCAGCAGGCTCACCGCCTCCATCAGCGAGAAGTAGGTGTTGAGCTGCCCGGGCTCCAGCGCGTCCGCCATGCCGTCAGTCTAGATGCTTCGAAGTCGAATCATTGTGGCCGCCCTCACATCCCCGAGACATTGCTTCGACATCGAAGCATACTCGTTCTCAGGTTGCTTCAACTTCGAAGCACATTCTGGAGGATGACATGAAAGCAGTGCGCTACCACCGCTACGGCGGAAGCGAAGTCCTGGCCTTCGAAGAAGCCGAGCGGCCGGCACCCGCTGAGGGACAGGTGCTCGTGAAGGTGGCCGCCACCTCGTTCAACCCGGTCGACCTCGGGATCCGCGCGGGCGGTCTGCAGGCGGTGTTTCCCTTGGCGTTCCCGCACATTCCGGGCATCGAGGTCGCCGGGACGATCGCCGAACCAGGCCCCCAGGTCGACGGCCATCAGGTCGGCGACGCAGTCGTGGCGTTCCTGCCGATGAACGCCAACGGCGCGGCGGCCGAGTACGCCCTCGTTCCCGCGGACGCGCTGGCCGCCGCCCCGCAGACGGTCGAACTCTCCGACGCCGCCGCGCTGCCGGTCGGCGGGCTGACCGCGTGGCAGGCGCTCTTCGACGACGCTCGACTGGAAGCAGGCCAGACGATCCTGATCAACGGCGCAGGCGGGGCAGTCGGCGGCTTTGCCGTTCAACTCGCGCATCAAGCAGGTGCGACGGTGACTGCGACCTCGAGCCCCCGCACCGAAGAACGCCTCCGCGACTACGGAGCCGACCGGATCATCGGACACCTCGACTTCGCTTCCGACGCGGTCGACGGAGCGCCGTTCGACGTTGTACTCAACCTCGTGCCCACCACTCCGGAAGAGACCGCGGCGCTCGCCGATCTGGTCGCCGACGGCGGAGCGCTGGTCAGCACCACCACTCCCCCGCCGGAAAACCCCGGACGCGGGATCCGGACAGCGCGGGTGTTCGTCGCCAGCAAAGCCGGGCAGCTGGCCGAACTCGTCGAGCGCGTCGACGCGGGGACGTTGCGGATCACCGTCGCCGACCGGCGGCCGCTCGCGGATCTCCCGGCCGTGCACGACGAAGCGGCCTCCGGACGACTCGTCGGCAAGACCGTCCTCATCCCCTGAAAATCCGGTTCGAGCGCTGGCTTCAGCGCTCGAACCGCTTAGCTCCGGGCCTTCGCCAAACCAGCCGGAGTCGCGCCGAGCCACCAACGCGGGTCCGCCGATCCGTCGGTGGTGCGGCCGTCCCGGTGGACGAAGAACCGCTCATCCCGGCCCGGCGTGTCGAACTCCCCGTCCAGCCCGCGCATCAGCCATTCCGCACCGAACGCGAAGACCTCCGCCGCCGTCCCGCCCAGCGGATGGAATTCGTCCTCGTAGACGCGCATTTCCTTGGGAGCGCGGATTTTCTCGTAGGTCTCGAGCGCGTTCTCCACCGGTGTCAGCTCGTCGAATTCGCCGATGCCCAGCAGCACGGGGCACCTGATGCCCGTCACCAGGTCGCCCAGCGGCATCTTTTCCTTGAAGTCGCGGTCAAACGCGCACTCGTCGGCATAGCCCGCCATGTACATATAGTTGTTCTTGAAGCTCGGCTGCGCCCGTTCGAAGATCGTCTCGAAATCACCGGACACCGCTTCGAACGCCGCCACCGCGCGCAAACGGGTCCCCTCCACCGCCGCGGCGCGCAGCGCCCAGTAGCCGCTCATGCTGATGCCGAACATGCCGATCCGGTTTTCGTCCACTTCGGACAGACCGGCGAGATACTCCGCATAGGTTTCGAGAGCACGCTCGTAGTTGTCCAGGGTCACGGTCAGCCCGCGCGCCCGCGTCTCCCCCTGCCCCGGCCCCTCGATGGACAGCGCCACCACTCCGCGCGAGGCGTAGTAGCGCTCGGCCGCGAAGATGTAGTCCTCCTTGATCATGTCCATGCCAGGACCGAGAATCACCGCCGGAGCACCGGAAACCGGCTGCGCTGGCAGGTGCAAGAGACCGAAGATCTTGCCGCCTTCGAAGTCCAGCTCGACCCGCCGGACTGTGTTTCCGCGCAGCTCGCCCAGCCGCGCCACGCACGAATCGCAGTGCTCGCGGAACTTCGCCTTGCGCCCGTCGCCGGAGTCGAAGATCGAGTACTGCGCGCGGCCGTACATCACCGCCGCCCGCAGATACAGGTCCGACGCCGTCCTCCGGTAACCAAGCCGCTCGTGGTGCGCCGCCCGCTCTTCGGCCTGACCAGCGACAACCGCCCACGCCTTCGGCAGCATCGCTCCGGCGCGCACCATCGCGAACACCTTGTCGAAGTCGGCGTGATCGTGCCCGAGCTGTTCGAGCGTGCCCTTGCCTTCCGGATGCAACGCGTCGAAACCGCCCTGCGCCAGTGCGATGTCCAGAGCCCAGCTCTGCCCGGCCGACCGTGTCGTCATGCTCGCCTCCTCAACTAACTAAGTACTTAGCTAATGTGCCACGGCTAGACTCCGCCCGGCAAGCAATGCGGCGGGCACCACAGGAGAGCGAACCGATGGGCGACGAGGCGATCACCCGGCTGGCGCGAGCCGCTTACCGGCTCAGCGCGGCCGATTCCCGGCTGCGCGGCCGCGCGACCCGCAGCGCCGAAGCCCTTTCGCTCGCGCATGCCCGCGCGCTCAAGAGCCTCGCCGAACACGGGCCGATGACGGTCAACCAGCTCGCCGGGCACGTCGAAACGACCGGAGCCGCAGTCACTCAACTGGTCAACGGCCTCGCCAACGCCGGTTATGTCACGCGCGAACGGGCCGCTTCCGGAGACCGCCGCACGTCGATCGTCGCCTTGACCGACACGGGCCGACGACGACACGAGGAGCGAGAGCAAGTCCTCGCCGCAGGCTTGCGCGAACTGACCGAGGACCTCGATGAACACGCGATCGACGCCGCAGGCGTAGTACTCGACCGGTTGGCCGCGCTGTACGACCGTCTCTGACGATCACGGACTCTATCAACTGATTGAATCGGCTGATAGAGTCCGCGCCATGGGCACCGAAGCCGCGCGGATCCCCGCCAGTCGCGGGGCGGCGACCGAGCAGCGCCTGATCGCCGCCGCGGAACGGCTTTTCGCCGAACAGGGCGTCGGCGCGGTGTCGCTGCGGACCGTGATGCAGGCGGCGCAGACGAACGTCGCGGCGATCCACTACCACTTCGGTTCCAAGGAAGGACTGCTCGACGCGGTCCTGCGCAGCCGCCTCGGCCAAGTCACCGGCGAGCGGAACGCGGTGCTGCAAGAGTTCCCCGAAAAGGACGTCACCGCGCGCGAACTGGCCCGCGCGTTCGTGCAGCCGGTGGTCGCGGTGCTCGAATCCGGCGGCGAATGCTGGATCCGGCTGGTCGGCCGGCTGCTGGCGACCGGCGGCGACGGACTCGACGCGGTCGCCGAATCGTTCTTCGAGCGCAACGCCGCGTTCGTCGAACTGCTGGACCGGCTGAGCCCGGGTGTCCCCCGCCGGACGCTCGATTTCCGGCTGTCCCAAGCGATGACCGTGACGCTGAACGTCCTCGGCGACGTCGGCCGCACCCGCCGCCTGCACGGCCCGGACGCGGCCGGCTGGACCACCGGCCAGATCGTCGACGACCTCGTCGACGTCGTGACCTCCGTACTCGCCGGCCCGCCCGGGGCCCGCCGCAGGAAGTGAGGAACCGATGGGAACCAAGCAGCGAGCGCAGATCGAGATGACGCCCGAGGAGGTGTCGGCCTACCTTTCCGCCCAGCGCACCGCGACGCTGGTGTCACTCGGCCCCGGCGGGCATCCGCACGCGGTCGCGATGTGGTTCGCGGTCCTCGACGGCGTGCTGTGGTTCGAAACGAAAGCCAAGGCGCAGAAGGCAGTCAACCTGCGCCGCGACCCGCGCGTCACGGTGCTGATCGAGGACGGCCTGACCTACGACGTCCTGCGCGGCGTCTCGCTGGAGGGCCGCGCGGAGGTCGTCGACGATCCGGACGCGCTCTGGGCGGTCGGGGTCAACATCTGGGAGCGTTACCACGGCGAGTACACCGACGAAGTGAAACCGATGGTGGAATTCATGCTCCGCAAGCGGGTCGCGGTCCGCGTCGACGTGGAGCGGGTCCGTTCGTGGGACCACCGCAAGCTCGGGCTGCCCCCGATGCCGCTCGCCGGATCGACCGCCCCGCAACCGCCCGCCAGCTGACGCTTCCGCCCCGCCAGGAGGTCACAATGGGACGCTTTTCCCTTCCCGAACAAGCACCGAAAGGCCTGGACTCGCCGGTGACAGCGGCGATGATGAAGTACATGGCCAGGGTCCAGACCAAGGTCTTCACCCTGACCGGCGGCCGGATCGGCAGCAAATGGCGCGTCGGAGCCGGCTTCCGCAAGCCGGTGCCTACGCTGCTGCTGGAACACCGCGGCCGCAAGTCCGGCCGGCTGTTCACCACCCCGTTGCTGTACCTGCGTTCCGGCGACGACCTGGTCATCATCGCCTCGCAGGGCGGCCTGCCGAAGCATCCGCAGTGGTACTTCAACCTGCTCGCGGAGCCGGAAACCCGCGTGCAGCTGAAGGGCCGCCGCGATGTCCCGGTCACGGCGAGGGTCGCGCCGGCGGACGAGCGGCGCGACCTCTGGCCGCGGCTGGTCGAACTGTACGGCGACTTCGCGAAGTATCAGGAGTGGACGGACCGCGAGATCCCGGTCGTGGTGCTCACTCCTCGCTGACCGCGAGCCTGGCCTCCGGGTTCACTGCACCCGGCCGCTGTCGCCGGACGCGTCCTCCTCGTCGTCGGACGGCAGGTGCAGGTCGCCCACGTTGATGTTGACCTCGACCACCTCCAGCCCGGTCATGCCTTCCACCGCGCTGATCACGTTCCGCCGGATCGAGCGCGCGACGTCCGCGATCGCGACGCCGTACTCGACCACGATCTGCAGGTCCACCGCGGCCTGCTTCTCCCCCACCTCGACCGAAACGCCCTGTCCGGCCGACGCCGTCGCGCCCGGGATCCGCTCGCGCAGCGCGGAAAACGCCCGAGCCGCGCCGCCACCCAGTGCGTGCACCCCGTGGATCTCCCGCGTCGCCAGCCCGGCGATCTTCTGCACCACCACGTCCGCGACCGTGGTCGTCCCCTGCGAACTGGTCAGCGGCCCGGCGCTGACCTTCTCCACGTCCTGGGACTTGGCCGCCGTGTCAGTCGTCGAAGCCATCGAATCTCCTCCGGTCGTTTCCGTTGTTGCGGTTCACCGGGTTCGACTCCGCAACGGCGCGAAACTCACTCCCCGAACGAGTGGCGACGATCACATCATCGGGCGAGTGACGATTCCGGATCCGCGCTGTCCTTACCCCTGACGCATTCTCGCGTCCGTTGTTCGGCGATGAAGGAGGACATCCATGTCGATGGGCGACAAGATCGGCGCCAAGGCAGACGACTTCGGCGGCAAGGCCAAGGAGGCGGCGGGTTCGCTGACCGGCGACGAGAAGCTCGAGAACGAAGGCAAAGCCGACCAGGCGAAGGCCGGGATCAAGGAAGCCGCCGAGAATGTGAAAGACGCTCTCGGCGACGCGGCGGGCAAAGTCAAGAACGCGTTGAAGAAAGACTGACTTTCCTCCCAAGGACGCGGGGTCCCGGCACCATTGCCGAGGCCCCGCGTTCGCTTTTCAGCGCACCTGTTTCAGCAGGTTCTCCACCGCCGTGACGACCACGTCCGGGCGGTCGAGCGGGACGTCGTGGGAGCTGTGCTCAGCGGTGACCAGGGTTCGGTTCGGCTCGGCATGCGCGAAGTC
Encoded here:
- a CDS encoding NADP-dependent oxidoreductase; translated protein: MKAVRYHRYGGSEVLAFEEAERPAPAEGQVLVKVAATSFNPVDLGIRAGGLQAVFPLAFPHIPGIEVAGTIAEPGPQVDGHQVGDAVVAFLPMNANGAAAEYALVPADALAAAPQTVELSDAAALPVGGLTAWQALFDDARLEAGQTILINGAGGAVGGFAVQLAHQAGATVTATSSPRTEERLRDYGADRIIGHLDFASDAVDGAPFDVVLNLVPTTPEETAALADLVADGGALVSTTTPPPENPGRGIRTARVFVASKAGQLAELVERVDAGTLRITVADRRPLADLPAVHDEAASGRLVGKTVLIP
- a CDS encoding alpha/beta hydrolase, which codes for MTTRSAGQSWALDIALAQGGFDALHPEGKGTLEQLGHDHADFDKVFAMVRAGAMLPKAWAVVAGQAEERAAHHERLGYRRTASDLYLRAAVMYGRAQYSIFDSGDGRKAKFREHCDSCVARLGELRGNTVRRVELDFEGGKIFGLLHLPAQPVSGAPAVILGPGMDMIKEDYIFAAERYYASRGVVALSIEGPGQGETRARGLTVTLDNYERALETYAEYLAGLSEVDENRIGMFGISMSGYWALRAAAVEGTRLRAVAAFEAVSGDFETIFERAQPSFKNNYMYMAGYADECAFDRDFKEKMPLGDLVTGIRCPVLLGIGEFDELTPVENALETYEKIRAPKEMRVYEDEFHPLGGTAAEVFAFGAEWLMRGLDGEFDTPGRDERFFVHRDGRTTDGSADPRWWLGATPAGLAKARS
- a CDS encoding MarR family winged helix-turn-helix transcriptional regulator yields the protein MRRAPQESEPMGDEAITRLARAAYRLSAADSRLRGRATRSAEALSLAHARALKSLAEHGPMTVNQLAGHVETTGAAVTQLVNGLANAGYVTRERAASGDRRTSIVALTDTGRRRHEEREQVLAAGLRELTEDLDEHAIDAAGVVLDRLAALYDRL
- a CDS encoding TetR/AcrR family transcriptional regulator, whose protein sequence is MGTEAARIPASRGAATEQRLIAAAERLFAEQGVGAVSLRTVMQAAQTNVAAIHYHFGSKEGLLDAVLRSRLGQVTGERNAVLQEFPEKDVTARELARAFVQPVVAVLESGGECWIRLVGRLLATGGDGLDAVAESFFERNAAFVELLDRLSPGVPRRTLDFRLSQAMTVTLNVLGDVGRTRRLHGPDAAGWTTGQIVDDLVDVVTSVLAGPPGARRRK
- a CDS encoding pyridoxamine 5'-phosphate oxidase family protein, producing MGTKQRAQIEMTPEEVSAYLSAQRTATLVSLGPGGHPHAVAMWFAVLDGVLWFETKAKAQKAVNLRRDPRVTVLIEDGLTYDVLRGVSLEGRAEVVDDPDALWAVGVNIWERYHGEYTDEVKPMVEFMLRKRVAVRVDVERVRSWDHRKLGLPPMPLAGSTAPQPPAS
- a CDS encoding nitroreductase family deazaflavin-dependent oxidoreductase translates to MGRFSLPEQAPKGLDSPVTAAMMKYMARVQTKVFTLTGGRIGSKWRVGAGFRKPVPTLLLEHRGRKSGRLFTTPLLYLRSGDDLVIIASQGGLPKHPQWYFNLLAEPETRVQLKGRRDVPVTARVAPADERRDLWPRLVELYGDFAKYQEWTDREIPVVVLTPR
- a CDS encoding Asp23/Gls24 family envelope stress response protein, translated to MASTTDTAAKSQDVEKVSAGPLTSSQGTTTVADVVVQKIAGLATREIHGVHALGGGAARAFSALRERIPGATASAGQGVSVEVGEKQAAVDLQIVVEYGVAIADVARSIRRNVISAVEGMTGLEVVEVNINVGDLHLPSDDEEDASGDSGRVQ
- a CDS encoding CsbD family protein is translated as MSMGDKIGAKADDFGGKAKEAAGSLTGDEKLENEGKADQAKAGIKEAAENVKDALGDAAGKVKNALKKD